In one Arenibacter antarcticus genomic region, the following are encoded:
- a CDS encoding metal ABC transporter solute-binding protein, Zn/Mn family, protein MGCKTDPNKKDNGKLKVVTTTTMITDLLHRIGGDAIEIQGLMGSGVDPHLYKASEGDVNKLFTADIVFYSGLHLEGKLVDIFEKMEKQHNKTVALADKLDKKELLASEFFASNYDPHIWFNVTFWKKITQYVTEKLQEADPKNAALFAKNSKQYLTELDALEIDIKRIIETLPKEKRILVTAHDAFNYFGVAYGFQVLGLQGISTATEAGVQDVQKLSQFIIDNKVKSIFIETSVPRRTIEALQASVTSKGHDVSIGGSLYSDALGTKGTEEGTYIGMFRHNVNTIVNALK, encoded by the coding sequence ATGGGTTGTAAGACCGATCCCAATAAAAAGGATAACGGAAAACTTAAAGTGGTTACCACTACCACCATGATTACGGACCTGCTACACCGGATAGGTGGGGATGCTATAGAAATTCAAGGACTTATGGGGAGCGGGGTAGATCCACATCTCTATAAGGCCAGTGAGGGGGATGTGAACAAATTATTTACCGCAGATATTGTTTTTTACAGCGGACTCCATTTAGAGGGGAAATTAGTAGATATTTTTGAAAAGATGGAAAAGCAACACAATAAAACTGTTGCCCTTGCCGATAAATTGGATAAGAAAGAGTTGTTGGCTTCAGAATTTTTTGCCTCTAATTATGATCCTCATATCTGGTTTAATGTAACTTTTTGGAAAAAAATTACTCAATATGTCACTGAAAAATTACAGGAGGCAGATCCCAAGAACGCAGCATTGTTTGCCAAAAACAGCAAACAATATCTTACCGAACTGGATGCTTTGGAGATCGATATAAAACGAATCATAGAAACGCTGCCAAAGGAAAAACGTATTTTAGTTACTGCGCATGACGCCTTCAACTATTTTGGGGTGGCCTACGGATTTCAGGTGTTGGGACTTCAAGGAATATCTACGGCAACGGAAGCAGGGGTACAAGATGTGCAAAAACTATCTCAATTTATTATAGACAATAAGGTAAAGTCTATTTTCATTGAAACTTCGGTACCTCGGCGAACTATAGAAGCACTACAGGCATCTGTAACTTCTAAAGGTCATGATGTAAGTATTGGGGGCAGCCTGTATTCCGATGCCTTGGGGACTAAAGGAACAGAGGAAGGTACGTATATAGGGATGTTTAGACACAATGTAAACACTATAGTAAACGCGTTAAAATAG
- a CDS encoding lycopene cyclase family protein, producing MTTYDYIIVGAGASGLMLADALGRDVFFSKKSILLLEKDNKQKNDRTWCFWETGEGSFNSVLHKSWNRIFFAGEVYSEQLNLSPYAYKMVRGEDFYDTYLKRLKTYPNISFALGTVTDIQNKNALVQITTATTIYHAKKVFNSVFDYKKLLEQKKYPVLQQHFLGWFIKTEHPLFDVDQATFMDFSIPQKGNTRFMYVLPTSTTEALIEYTLFSKEVLSVAAYEEGLKTYIKDHLGCENYVITNHEKGNIPMSCFNFNAYNSPNILHIGISGGWAKPSSGYTFMHSYKKVQQLIPFLKKDLPLDRFNKKNRFWFYDLLLLDILDKENSKGRLIFEQLFKNQRPQNIFKFLDEETSFWEDLQIIAACPKKEFISALLRRIFKI from the coding sequence ATGACCACTTACGATTATATCATTGTTGGCGCAGGTGCATCCGGCTTAATGCTTGCCGATGCGCTAGGAAGGGATGTGTTTTTTTCAAAGAAATCTATCTTATTACTGGAAAAGGACAATAAGCAAAAAAACGACCGCACCTGGTGTTTTTGGGAAACCGGAGAGGGCAGCTTTAACAGTGTGCTCCACAAAAGCTGGAATCGGATATTTTTTGCTGGAGAGGTCTATTCGGAACAACTTAACCTTAGCCCCTATGCCTATAAAATGGTCCGTGGGGAGGACTTTTACGACACCTATTTAAAGCGACTAAAAACCTATCCCAATATTTCCTTCGCCTTGGGAACAGTTACGGACATACAGAATAAAAACGCTCTCGTACAGATAACCACTGCTACCACCATATACCATGCAAAAAAGGTGTTTAACAGCGTATTTGATTACAAAAAGCTATTAGAACAAAAGAAGTATCCCGTGTTACAACAGCATTTTTTGGGTTGGTTTATAAAAACAGAACACCCCTTATTTGATGTTGATCAGGCTACCTTTATGGATTTTTCCATTCCTCAAAAAGGAAACACTAGGTTTATGTATGTACTTCCAACCTCAACAACAGAAGCTTTAATAGAATACACCCTCTTTTCAAAAGAAGTATTGTCGGTTGCAGCATATGAAGAAGGCCTAAAAACTTATATCAAAGATCATTTAGGCTGTGAGAACTATGTTATAACAAACCACGAAAAAGGAAATATTCCTATGAGCTGTTTCAATTTTAATGCCTATAACAGCCCCAATATTTTGCATATTGGCATTTCTGGCGGATGGGCAAAACCCAGTTCTGGTTACACCTTTATGCATTCCTATAAAAAAGTCCAACAATTAATCCCATTTCTAAAGAAAGACCTCCCTTTGGATAGGTTTAACAAAAAAAACAGATTCTGGTTTTATGACCTACTTCTTCTAGATATTTTGGATAAAGAAAATAGTAAGGGCCGATTAATATTTGAACAACTATTTAAAAACCAACGTCCACAAAACATATTTAAATTTTTGGATGAGGAGACCTCCTTTTGGGAAGATCTTCAAATAATAGCCGCCTGCCCCAAAAAAGAATTTATTTCGGCATTGCTACGTAGAATATTCAAAATTTAA
- a CDS encoding carboxypeptidase-like regulatory domain-containing protein, giving the protein MQGTTIVTTKDEGGYYILKAPAGSYPLNCKSTGYKTAEKTITINSNT; this is encoded by the coding sequence CTGCAAGGAACCACCATAGTGACCACCAAAGACGAAGGGGGTTATTATATCTTAAAAGCCCCAGCGGGCTCATATCCCCTTAATTGTAAAAGTACTGGCTATAAAACTGCGGAAAAAACTATTACCATAAACTCAAATACCTAA
- a CDS encoding metal ABC transporter ATP-binding protein, producing MKDKIAIKVDDLTVAYNYKPVLWDIDLLVPEGVLMAIVGPNGAGKSTLIKAMLDIVKPIAGSIEIFGKPYKKQYKEVAYVPQKGSVDWDFPTTALDVVLMGTYGSLGWIKRPGKTQKKEALEALEKVGMLELRNRQISQLSGGQQQRIFLARALVQKASIYIMDEPFQGVDATTEKAIVNILKELRKSGKTVVVVHHDLQTVPEYFDWVTFLNVKKIATGSVKDIFNDDNLTKTYGINYKVSILE from the coding sequence ATGAAGGATAAAATCGCTATAAAAGTGGATGACCTTACCGTAGCCTATAATTATAAGCCGGTACTTTGGGATATAGACTTGTTGGTTCCGGAAGGTGTGCTGATGGCTATAGTTGGGCCCAATGGTGCTGGGAAATCTACTTTGATCAAGGCTATGTTGGATATTGTTAAACCTATTGCGGGTTCTATAGAGATTTTTGGGAAGCCTTATAAGAAGCAATATAAAGAGGTAGCCTATGTGCCTCAAAAGGGAAGTGTTGATTGGGATTTTCCCACTACGGCCCTAGATGTGGTACTAATGGGGACCTATGGGAGTTTGGGCTGGATAAAGCGGCCGGGAAAAACCCAAAAGAAAGAGGCCTTGGAGGCCTTGGAAAAGGTAGGAATGCTTGAGTTGAGAAATCGGCAGATCAGTCAGCTTAGCGGTGGACAACAACAGCGTATATTTTTAGCTAGGGCCTTGGTGCAAAAGGCAAGTATCTATATTATGGACGAACCATTCCAAGGGGTGGATGCCACTACCGAAAAGGCCATTGTCAATATATTAAAGGAACTGCGAAAATCTGGAAAAACGGTTGTTGTGGTTCATCACGATCTACAAACAGTGCCCGAATATTTTGATTGGGTCACTTTTTTAAACGTCAAAAAAATAGCTACAGGTTCGGTCAAGGATATTTTTAATGATGACAACCTTACTAAGACCTATGGAATTAATTATAAAGTCAGCATTTTAGAGTAA
- a CDS encoding metal-dependent transcriptional regulator codes for MTRSEENYIKTIFHIGRQGKEAVTTNSIAEKMETKPSSVTDMVKKLSEKNFVNYKRYQGVSLTPLGNKMALGIIRKHRLWEVFLVEKLDFSWDEVHEVAEQLEHIKSDKLIDSLDQLLEFPKFDPHGDPIPDKNGEFKERDRILLSEVVVGVEGVCVGVRDSSTSFLKFLDKNNIALGHQIKVLEIEEFDESLIIEIGGSKMQISHQIAANLYIRIKDK; via the coding sequence ATGACACGGTCTGAGGAAAATTATATTAAGACGATCTTTCATATTGGTAGGCAAGGGAAGGAGGCGGTGACTACAAATTCCATCGCAGAAAAAATGGAAACCAAGCCATCTTCCGTAACGGATATGGTAAAGAAACTTTCCGAAAAGAACTTTGTGAACTACAAGCGCTATCAAGGTGTTTCCTTAACTCCTTTGGGCAATAAAATGGCTCTAGGGATAATTAGAAAGCATAGATTGTGGGAAGTGTTTTTAGTGGAAAAACTCGATTTTAGCTGGGATGAGGTACATGAAGTTGCGGAACAGTTGGAGCATATAAAAAGTGACAAACTTATTGATAGCTTGGACCAACTGCTAGAGTTTCCAAAGTTTGACCCCCATGGCGATCCTATCCCCGATAAGAATGGAGAATTTAAGGAACGCGATAGAATACTGCTGAGCGAGGTCGTAGTTGGGGTAGAAGGGGTCTGTGTTGGCGTTAGGGATTCTTCCACTAGTTTTTTGAAGTTTTTGGATAAGAATAACATCGCCTTAGGGCATCAAATAAAAGTATTGGAGATTGAAGAATTTGATGAGTCTTTAATTATTGAGATAGGAGGGTCTAAAATGCAGATTTCCCATCAAATTGCCGCTAATCTATATATTAGAATCAAGGACAAATGA